The sequence GGAGCGGCGGCGGCGCGTTCCGGGACTCACGGACGATTCAGGTCAACCACACCTGACGTTCACCCTGTGATCGGTCCAGCCCGAATGAGCCCAGCGTACTTCAGCCCGCCAGTTGGCGGGCGAACTCATGTGGCGTGAGGTTCCCAAGAGAGCTGTGGGGACGGACGACGTTATAGTCCCGCC comes from Deinococcus sedimenti and encodes:
- a CDS encoding integrase core domain-containing protein; translation: RDYNVVRPHSSLGNLTPHEFARQLAG